From the Deinococcus sp. YIM 134068 genome, one window contains:
- a CDS encoding O-antigen ligase family protein, which yields MTRPAEVPAPPRWITPWLAALPALYVISPLALLALPYLRRLPRPVWWVLGFYALSQQLPALFSPEPLLASLLALARTGLMFGLIGVGVALRDAQRLQPLALGLGVVYVTALASGALGGADLLVSRLSHPYMTSITLGLAGALGVWLALFTQGRLTWRVPFGLLALGVLLLSGSRGPLAATLVGCAAGFVIRRGWRLFLGVLAGAVLLAGVLSLGQRLELDAITRLGSADTTGRDIVWENTLSVIRSEPWSGAGSYRLGQHLAAPGDACELWSAPDGQAQVCPGWVRRLGSPWLIAHNVSLQQLAETGPLGLLGLFVLLGAVMGAALCQRHPLGTAVISGLLVATVNDNTLLVPSPFFAEVFWVVAGSQLLHLRRLGVGMGALTAALMLVLSAPLLASALPFPPSLPPRLALLNAPSTVSDPRGYTAFARFDLPPGRYRASLHSCLRSCARIVSLPFTVDAEGAPGVMLSGSLRPVRRQTLELRLHPGTSSLRLQPLGTRRWTVEVRP from the coding sequence GTGACGCGACCTGCCGAGGTTCCCGCGCCGCCGCGCTGGATCACGCCCTGGCTCGCCGCGCTGCCTGCCCTGTACGTGATCTCCCCGCTGGCTCTGCTGGCCCTGCCCTACTTGCGACGGCTGCCACGTCCCGTGTGGTGGGTCCTGGGCTTCTACGCGCTGAGCCAGCAGCTTCCGGCGCTGTTCTCGCCCGAGCCGCTGCTCGCCAGCCTCCTGGCCCTGGCCCGCACGGGGCTGATGTTCGGGTTGATCGGGGTGGGGGTGGCGCTGCGGGACGCCCAGCGTCTGCAACCCCTCGCCCTCGGGCTGGGCGTCGTCTATGTCACGGCGCTGGCCTCCGGTGCCCTGGGTGGCGCGGACCTCCTCGTCAGCCGCCTGTCGCACCCGTACATGACGTCCATCACGCTGGGGCTGGCAGGCGCGCTCGGCGTGTGGCTGGCCCTGTTCACCCAGGGAAGGCTGACCTGGCGAGTTCCGTTCGGCCTCCTTGCCCTGGGGGTGCTGCTGCTCTCCGGGAGCCGGGGACCGCTGGCCGCCACCCTGGTGGGGTGCGCGGCGGGCTTCGTGATCCGGCGGGGTTGGCGGCTGTTCCTCGGCGTGCTGGCGGGTGCCGTCCTGCTCGCAGGAGTCTTGTCCCTCGGGCAGCGCCTGGAGCTTGACGCGATTACCCGCCTGGGCAGCGCGGACACCACCGGGCGGGACATCGTGTGGGAAAACACCCTGAGCGTGATCCGGAGCGAGCCTTGGAGCGGGGCGGGCAGCTACCGCCTGGGCCAGCACCTGGCTGCGCCCGGTGACGCCTGCGAGTTGTGGTCGGCGCCGGACGGGCAGGCCCAGGTCTGCCCGGGGTGGGTGAGGAGGCTCGGCAGCCCGTGGCTCATCGCCCACAACGTCTCGCTGCAACAACTCGCCGAGACGGGGCCGCTGGGGTTGCTGGGCCTGTTCGTGCTCCTCGGGGCGGTCATGGGCGCGGCACTGTGTCAGCGTCATCCCCTGGGGACGGCGGTGATCTCCGGCCTGCTCGTCGCCACGGTCAACGACAACACGCTCCTCGTGCCCAGTCCCTTTTTCGCCGAGGTGTTTTGGGTCGTGGCCGGGAGCCAGCTTCTGCATCTGCGGCGGCTTGGCGTGGGCATGGGGGCACTTACTGCCGCACTGATGCTTGTGTTGTCGGCCCCGCTGCTGGCGAGTGCGCTGCCCTTCCCGCCCAGTCTGCCGCCCCGGCTCGCCCTGCTCAACGCCCCCTCCACGGTGAGCGACCCGCGCGGTTACACCGCCTTCGCCCGCTTCGACCTGCCTCCAGGCCGTTACCGGGCGTCGCTGCACAGTTGCCTGAGGAGCTGCGCCCGGATCGTCAGCCTCCCCTTCACGGTGGACGCCGAAGGTGCGCCGGGGGTTATGCTGTCCGGGTCACTGCGTCCAGTGCGGCGGCAGACCCTGGAGTTGCGGCTGCACCCTGGAACCTCCTCGTTGCGTCTCCAGCCCCTGGGAACGCGCCGCTGGACGGTGGAGGTGCGGCCTTGA
- a CDS encoding SDR family oxidoreductase has translation MSGPRLLLTGGSGRLGRELLALLPGVVAPSSREMDVTDFGQVRETIARERPEVIVHAAAYTNVGTAETGRETCWRVNVEGTRHVARAADEVGAKLVHISTDYVFSGDRGGYRETDTPGPVVNYYALTKLVAEAAARAAHNHLILRTSFRPRDFQYPVAFVDVFTGQDYVDVIAPLVAEAVLHAHAIPDEVLHIVTERKSVYDLARRRRPDVREGRRADAPVALPADVSLNIERWEALRATWVGRAGTPGGER, from the coding sequence GTGAGCGGCCCGCGTCTGCTGCTCACCGGTGGAAGCGGGCGGCTGGGCCGCGAGCTGCTGGCGCTGCTCCCCGGGGTGGTCGCCCCCAGCAGCCGGGAGATGGACGTGACTGATTTCGGCCAGGTGCGCGAGACAATCGCCCGGGAACGCCCGGAGGTCATCGTGCACGCCGCCGCGTACACGAACGTGGGCACAGCGGAGACCGGGCGCGAGACCTGCTGGCGGGTGAACGTGGAGGGCACCCGGCATGTCGCCCGGGCGGCGGACGAGGTAGGGGCGAAGCTCGTGCACATCTCCACCGACTACGTGTTCTCGGGCGACCGGGGTGGCTACCGCGAGACCGACACGCCGGGTCCGGTGGTGAACTACTACGCCCTGACCAAACTCGTCGCGGAGGCGGCGGCGCGGGCCGCTCACAATCACCTGATCCTGCGCACGAGTTTTCGTCCCCGGGACTTCCAGTACCCGGTGGCTTTCGTAGACGTCTTTACCGGGCAGGACTACGTGGACGTCATCGCACCGCTGGTCGCCGAGGCGGTGCTTCACGCGCACGCGATTCCCGATGAGGTCTTGCACATCGTCACCGAGCGCAAGAGCGTCTATGACCTGGCCCGGCGCCGCCGTCCCGATGTGCGCGAGGGTCGCCGCGCCGACGCCCCGGTCGCCCTGCCCGCCGACGTCTCGCTGAACATTGAACGCTGGGAGGCGCTCAGGGCAACGTGGGTGGGTCGGGCCGGAACTCCAGGCGGCGAACGTTGA
- the galE gene encoding UDP-glucose 4-epimerase GalE, whose protein sequence is MKVLVTGGAGYIGSTVVSALADAGAVPVVLDSLVQGRAEFSAGHPLYVGDIADAALLDRIFAEHPDLSTLMHFAARIDVEESTRLPSLYYRENLCKATALLEEVLRRGVRRVIFSSTAAVYRGGDGSRGLTEDAPTEPLSPYARSKLMFETVLGDLCAEFGASAVALRYFNPVGADPALRSGAYKPDPSHILGKLTGLVAAGGGEFVINGNDYPTRDGTPVRDYIHVWDLAQAHLSALDYVNGAGPGYTVINVGSGSGVTVREFVDAFRAVTELPLSVRVGGRRPGDTAGAYADTGRAARLLGWRPERSLEEGIRDALAWEERLRAGQDGTVREERPA, encoded by the coding sequence GTGAAGGTCCTCGTCACAGGCGGCGCGGGCTACATCGGCAGCACGGTGGTGTCGGCGTTGGCAGACGCGGGCGCCGTACCCGTGGTGCTGGACTCGCTGGTCCAGGGGCGGGCGGAGTTCTCGGCGGGCCACCCCCTCTACGTGGGGGACATCGCGGACGCGGCGCTGCTGGACCGCATCTTTGCCGAACACCCCGACCTCTCGACCCTGATGCACTTCGCGGCGCGCATCGACGTGGAGGAGTCCACGCGCCTGCCGTCCCTGTACTACCGGGAGAACCTGTGCAAGGCGACGGCGCTGCTGGAGGAGGTGCTGAGGCGGGGCGTGCGGCGGGTGATCTTCAGCTCGACGGCGGCGGTGTACCGGGGAGGGGACGGCTCGCGCGGGCTGACCGAGGATGCACCCACCGAACCCCTCAGTCCCTACGCCCGCTCGAAGCTGATGTTCGAGACGGTACTGGGTGACCTGTGCGCCGAGTTCGGGGCGTCGGCGGTGGCGCTGCGGTACTTCAACCCGGTGGGCGCCGACCCGGCGTTACGTTCGGGTGCCTACAAGCCCGACCCGTCGCACATCCTGGGGAAGCTCACGGGGCTGGTGGCCGCAGGCGGCGGCGAGTTCGTGATCAACGGGAACGACTACCCCACCCGCGACGGCACGCCCGTACGCGACTACATCCACGTCTGGGACCTCGCCCAGGCGCATCTCTCGGCGCTCGACTACGTGAACGGCGCGGGGCCGGGCTACACGGTGATCAACGTGGGGTCCGGGTCGGGCGTCACGGTGCGCGAGTTCGTGGACGCCTTCCGGGCGGTGACGGAGCTGCCGCTCTCGGTGCGGGTGGGCGGACGGCGGCCCGGCGACACGGCGGGGGCCTACGCGGACACGGGCCGCGCGGCCCGGCTGCTGGGTTGGCGGCCCGAGCGGAGCTTGGAGGAGGGCATCCGCGACGCCTTGGCGTGGGAGGAACGCCTACGGGCGGGGCAGGACGGAACTGTGCGGGAGGAACGGCCCGCATGA
- a CDS encoding glycosyltransferase family 4 protein produces the protein MNLRLMYLLTIPHSALWYLRGQLAQMQAAGYETCFVSTRGAGGELEEVGRREGVAVYPLEVSREIDLRRDLVSMWHLHWIMCRVRPQIVNFGNPKTGLVGGLVSWARRVPVRVYTLHGLRLETVTGRKRQVLWLCEWLTIRCAHRVVAVSPSLRERALELGLTSPRKIVTLHHGSVNGIRPVVAGAAEVESVRARLNLRPGGVVFGFVGRFTRDKGIRELVAAFVEVRETFPNATLLLVGDFEEGDPVDAGTQARLAGGGGILRAGYVTDVVPYYALMDVLVLPTYREGFPTVALEAASAGLPLVTTDATGARDAVREGETGLRVPVGNVEALGQAMARLAGDPGLRRRLGEEARKWVTRDFAQERLWKEWDMLYRRLWAESRERAARTRRLALGTGMAFVLTGLAARAAGTFGRRGKG, from the coding sequence ATGAATCTCAGGTTGATGTACCTCCTGACGATTCCACACAGCGCCCTGTGGTACCTCAGGGGCCAGCTCGCCCAGATGCAGGCAGCAGGGTATGAGACGTGCTTTGTCTCGACTCGGGGGGCGGGTGGCGAACTGGAGGAGGTGGGACGCCGGGAGGGGGTCGCCGTGTACCCGCTGGAGGTCAGCCGCGAGATTGATTTAAGGCGCGACCTCGTGTCCATGTGGCACCTTCACTGGATCATGTGCCGGGTGCGGCCCCAGATCGTGAACTTCGGCAATCCCAAGACAGGGCTGGTGGGCGGGTTGGTGTCGTGGGCGCGACGGGTCCCAGTCCGGGTCTATACCCTGCACGGGCTGCGGCTGGAGACGGTCACAGGCCGCAAGCGGCAGGTGCTCTGGCTCTGTGAGTGGTTGACCATCCGCTGCGCTCACCGGGTCGTGGCGGTGAGTCCCAGCCTGCGTGAGCGGGCGCTGGAACTGGGGCTGACCTCGCCCAGGAAAATCGTCACCCTTCACCACGGCAGCGTGAACGGCATTCGGCCAGTGGTCGCGGGCGCAGCAGAGGTCGAGAGCGTGCGCGCGCGTCTGAACCTGCGTCCGGGCGGGGTGGTCTTCGGGTTCGTGGGGAGGTTCACCCGGGATAAGGGCATCCGCGAGCTGGTGGCGGCCTTTGTAGAGGTGCGGGAGACGTTCCCGAACGCCACGCTGCTGCTCGTGGGGGACTTCGAGGAGGGCGACCCGGTGGACGCGGGGACGCAGGCGCGGCTCGCCGGGGGTGGGGGCATCTTGCGTGCGGGGTACGTGACGGACGTGGTGCCTTACTACGCCCTGATGGACGTGCTGGTGCTGCCCACCTACCGCGAGGGCTTTCCCACGGTGGCGCTGGAGGCCGCCTCGGCAGGCCTGCCCCTGGTGACGACCGACGCGACAGGGGCGCGCGACGCTGTGCGCGAGGGCGAGACGGGCCTGCGGGTCCCGGTGGGGAATGTGGAGGCCCTGGGTCAGGCGATGGCGCGGCTGGCAGGGGACCCCGGGCTGCGCCGCCGCCTCGGTGAGGAGGCCCGGAAGTGGGTGACGCGCGATTTCGCGCAGGAACGTCTTTGGAAGGAGTGGGATATGTTGTATCGGCGGTTGTGGGCGGAGAGCCGGGAACGGGCCGCCCGGACCCGCAGGCTGGCTCTGGGCACAGGCATGGCGTTCGTGCTGACTGGGTTGGCCGCACGTGCGGCGGGAACCTTCGGGCGGCGGGGGAAAGGATGA
- a CDS encoding polysaccharide biosynthesis protein, with protein sequence MTTANARLKFFLDLGLWGGAALLAYAFRQPQLLARGIPPNVGGYLLLTLFVMAALEARYGLHRQTWRRAGVLDLQVLAQAVALATLVMFALGFVLQTWLHLPRSVPVMAGLLGFLLMGAARVSVRLAHERTRLRDTPTRRRVLIVGAGEAGTLIAREMQRHPEAGLDPIGFLDDEPGKMRRRAVGLPVFGRVDELVTVAVREDAQEILIAVPSAGGDFVRRVVDLARQTGLRYRIIPGVFEILSGNVSINQIRDVNLEDLLRRPPVHLHTGEIAGYLRGRVVLVTGAGGSIGSEIVRQIMPFAPGTVLLFGRGENSIFTIQQELARDWPDIKQIGLIGDVRDEARLRAVFDRYRPEVVFHAAAHKHVPLMEEAPSEAIMNNVIGTQNVVELCLEYGVGRLVNISTDKAVNPTSVMGASKRVAEMVVSAGAARARTTQAFVSVRFGNVLGSRGSVVPTFMAQIRAGGPITVTHPEMVRYFMTIPEAARLVLQAGGLAENGKVYVLNMGDPVRIADLAHDVIRLSGAQHVDVVYSGIRPGEKLYEELLTSGEGVGATTHSEIFSARLGQVNPHMLSQHLRRLRAHAERNDEAAIRQHLEQLIPENKFGGVR encoded by the coding sequence ATGACGACCGCGAATGCTCGGCTGAAATTTTTTCTCGACCTAGGCCTGTGGGGGGGGGCGGCGCTCCTCGCCTACGCCTTCCGCCAGCCACAGCTTCTCGCCCGGGGTATTCCGCCCAACGTGGGGGGCTACCTGCTGCTGACGCTGTTCGTGATGGCCGCGCTGGAAGCTCGCTACGGCTTGCACCGCCAGACGTGGCGCCGGGCGGGGGTGCTCGACCTCCAGGTGCTTGCTCAGGCGGTGGCCCTCGCCACGCTGGTGATGTTCGCGCTGGGCTTCGTATTGCAGACCTGGCTGCACCTGCCGCGCAGCGTGCCGGTCATGGCGGGGCTGTTGGGTTTCTTGCTGATGGGTGCAGCCCGGGTGTCGGTGCGCCTGGCCCACGAGCGCACCCGGTTGCGCGATACGCCGACCCGGCGCCGGGTCTTGATTGTGGGGGCAGGGGAGGCGGGGACCCTGATCGCGCGCGAGATGCAGCGCCACCCGGAAGCGGGGCTTGACCCCATCGGCTTTCTGGACGACGAACCCGGCAAGATGCGGCGCCGGGCGGTGGGACTGCCCGTCTTCGGACGGGTGGACGAACTCGTGACGGTGGCGGTACGCGAGGACGCGCAAGAGATTTTGATTGCCGTGCCGTCGGCGGGGGGCGACTTCGTGCGGCGGGTGGTGGACCTGGCCCGGCAGACCGGGCTGCGCTACCGCATCATTCCGGGAGTGTTCGAGATTCTTTCCGGTAACGTGAGCATCAACCAAATCCGGGACGTGAACTTGGAAGACCTCCTGCGCCGCCCGCCGGTTCACCTGCACACGGGGGAGATCGCGGGGTACTTGCGCGGACGGGTGGTGCTCGTTACAGGGGCGGGGGGCAGCATTGGGTCGGAGATCGTGCGACAGATCATGCCCTTCGCGCCGGGCACGGTGCTGCTCTTCGGTCGGGGCGAGAACAGCATCTTCACGATCCAGCAGGAACTGGCGCGCGACTGGCCGGACATCAAGCAGATCGGGCTCATCGGCGATGTGCGCGACGAGGCCCGGCTGCGGGCGGTGTTCGACCGCTACCGGCCCGAGGTGGTGTTTCATGCGGCAGCGCACAAGCATGTGCCGCTGATGGAGGAAGCTCCCTCTGAGGCGATCATGAACAACGTGATCGGCACCCAGAACGTGGTCGAGCTGTGCCTGGAGTACGGGGTGGGGCGGCTGGTGAACATCTCGACCGACAAGGCAGTGAACCCGACCTCGGTGATGGGGGCCTCCAAACGGGTCGCGGAGATGGTGGTGTCCGCCGGGGCCGCGCGCGCACGCACGACGCAGGCTTTCGTGTCGGTGCGGTTCGGCAATGTGCTGGGGAGCCGGGGCAGCGTGGTGCCGACCTTCATGGCGCAGATTCGCGCGGGGGGCCCGATCACGGTCACTCACCCGGAGATGGTGCGCTACTTCATGACGATTCCCGAGGCGGCCCGGCTGGTGCTTCAGGCCGGGGGGCTGGCGGAAAACGGCAAGGTGTACGTGTTGAACATGGGCGACCCCGTGCGGATCGCCGACCTCGCGCACGACGTGATCCGCCTGAGCGGGGCGCAGCATGTGGACGTGGTGTACAGCGGCATCCGCCCCGGCGAGAAGCTCTACGAGGAATTGCTCACGTCGGGCGAGGGGGTCGGGGCCACTACCCACAGCGAGATTTTCAGCGCCCGGCTGGGTCAGGTCAACCCCCACATGCTGAGTCAGCACCTGCGGCGGCTGCGCGCCCATGCCGAGCGCAACGACGAGGCCGCTATCCGGCAGCACCTCGAACAGCTCATCCCCGAGAACAAGTTTGGGGGCGTGCGGTGA
- a CDS encoding sugar transferase, which produces MRAVTGTPVIRETGNVSRRAAAYEPLKLALDRLLAVLGLVVLWPVFALVALAIFVDDPGPVLFQQRRAGRWHRPFTILKFRTMRRGTPHLSTEDLRCLGLSPYTRLGPWLRRTSLDELPQLLNVLRGEMSLVGPRPALLTQELVLLGREALGVSQLRPGITGLAQVTGRDDLTDEEKVRRDHTYLRNIGPLTDVLVLAYTVRGVLRGRGVY; this is translated from the coding sequence GTGAGGGCCGTGACCGGGACGCCCGTGATAAGAGAGACGGGGAACGTCAGCCGCCGCGCCGCCGCGTACGAGCCGCTGAAGCTGGCGCTCGACCGCCTGCTCGCGGTGCTGGGACTCGTGGTGCTGTGGCCGGTATTCGCGCTGGTGGCGCTGGCGATCTTCGTGGACGACCCCGGCCCGGTGCTCTTCCAGCAACGGCGGGCGGGGCGCTGGCACCGGCCCTTCACAATCCTCAAGTTCCGGACGATGAGGCGCGGTACCCCCCACCTCTCCACCGAGGACCTGCGGTGCCTGGGGCTGAGTCCCTACACCCGGCTAGGTCCCTGGTTGCGCCGCACCAGCCTCGACGAGCTGCCCCAGCTTCTGAACGTCTTGCGCGGGGAGATGAGCCTGGTGGGGCCGCGCCCCGCGCTGCTGACCCAGGAGCTTGTGCTCCTGGGTCGGGAGGCTCTGGGCGTCTCGCAACTGCGCCCTGGGATCACCGGCCTGGCGCAGGTCACGGGCCGGGACGATCTGACCGACGAGGAAAAGGTGCGCCGCGACCACACCTACCTCCGAAACATTGGCCCGCTCACGGACGTGTTGGTGCTCGCGTACACGGTGCGGGGCGTACTGCGTGGGCGCGGGGTCTACTAG
- the lpdA gene encoding dihydrolipoyl dehydrogenase — MDSYDVVVIGGGPAGYVAAIRAAQLGLKTACVDAFERGGKGSLGGTCLNVGCIPSKAMLDSSERFEMINHEAAEHGIQVDGARVDLGKMLGRKEAVVDKLTGGVAYLFRKNKVTSFHGLGRLVRSEGDGWVVDAAGTEVRARNVIVATGSSPRELPLAPFGGHIVENSGALAFTEIPARLGVIGAGVIGVELGSVWRRLGARVTVLEALPGFLMAADEAVSKEALKQFQKQGLDFHFGVKIGAVEQSDAGVTVTYEENGGAVTAEFDKLIVSIGRVPHTAGLGAEAVGLELDERGFVRVDGHYRTNLPGVYAVGDVIGGAMLAHKAEEEGVAVAESIAGGAGHVNYDVIPWVIYTSPEIAWAGLTERQAKDKGLNVKTGQFPFSANGRALGHGDPRGFVKVVADADTDRILGVHMIGPNVSELIGETVTLMEFGGSAEDLARTVHAHPTLSEVVKEAALAADKRSLHM, encoded by the coding sequence ATGGACTCTTACGACGTAGTGGTGATTGGCGGCGGCCCCGCCGGGTACGTGGCCGCGATTCGCGCCGCGCAACTGGGCCTGAAGACCGCCTGCGTGGACGCCTTCGAGCGCGGGGGCAAGGGCAGTCTCGGCGGCACCTGCCTCAACGTGGGCTGCATCCCCAGCAAGGCCATGCTCGACTCCAGCGAACGCTTCGAGATGATCAACCACGAGGCGGCGGAACACGGCATTCAGGTGGACGGCGCGCGGGTGGACCTCGGCAAGATGCTGGGCCGCAAGGAAGCCGTCGTGGACAAGCTCACGGGCGGCGTGGCCTACCTCTTCCGCAAGAACAAGGTGACGAGCTTCCACGGCCTCGGTCGCCTCGTGCGCTCAGAAGGGGACGGCTGGGTCGTGGACGCTGCCGGAACCGAGGTCCGGGCGAGGAACGTCATCGTGGCGACGGGCAGCAGCCCCCGCGAGTTGCCGCTGGCCCCTTTCGGCGGGCACATCGTCGAGAACAGCGGCGCGCTCGCCTTCACCGAGATTCCCGCCCGGCTCGGCGTGATCGGCGCGGGCGTCATCGGCGTGGAACTCGGCAGCGTATGGCGTCGCCTGGGGGCGCGGGTGACGGTGCTGGAGGCCCTGCCCGGCTTCCTGATGGCCGCCGACGAGGCCGTGAGCAAGGAGGCCCTCAAGCAGTTCCAGAAGCAGGGCCTGGACTTCCACTTCGGGGTCAAGATCGGGGCGGTCGAGCAGAGCGACGCGGGCGTGACCGTCACCTACGAGGAGAACGGGGGGGCGGTCACGGCGGAGTTCGACAAGCTCATCGTCTCCATCGGTCGCGTGCCCCACACGGCGGGCCTGGGGGCGGAGGCGGTCGGGCTGGAGCTGGACGAGCGCGGCTTCGTGCGGGTGGATGGACACTACCGCACCAACCTCCCCGGCGTGTACGCCGTTGGCGACGTGATCGGCGGCGCGATGCTCGCCCACAAGGCCGAGGAGGAGGGCGTGGCGGTCGCCGAATCTATCGCCGGAGGAGCCGGGCACGTCAACTACGACGTGATCCCCTGGGTGATCTACACCAGCCCCGAAATTGCCTGGGCGGGCCTGACCGAGCGGCAGGCGAAGGACAAGGGCCTGAACGTCAAGACCGGCCAGTTCCCCTTCAGCGCCAACGGACGCGCGCTCGGTCACGGCGACCCGCGCGGCTTCGTGAAGGTTGTGGCGGACGCCGATACCGACCGCATCCTCGGCGTCCACATGATCGGCCCCAACGTCTCCGAACTGATCGGCGAGACGGTGACGCTGATGGAGTTCGGCGGCAGCGCGGAGGACCTCGCCCGCACCGTCCACGCCCACCCCACCCTCAGTGAGGTGGTGAAGGAGGCGGCGCTGGCGGCGGACAAGCGGTCGCTGCATATGTAG
- a CDS encoding NAD-dependent epimerase/dehydratase family protein: MNGLPRLLMTGATGNTGLHTLRRLRARQPQRPVLALVRPTTNTAALRELGVPWHVCDLDDPATYLGEVRPGDVLLETANLRHARRMLPALVGVGVTRAFCVTTTGVFSRHHSYSALYREIEEEMRRSPLEVTILRPSMIYGNERDHNMHKLLRLIARVPVYPVFGTGRALMQPVHVEDLAEGIAQAVVRDARGEFNLAGPGALSYRQIVDEAFRAVGRRGVMLFVPMGPMAAVVGVLQRVPGFPVKHEQVIRLQEDKAFEISPARRELGYAPRPFALGIAQEVARLRQVGRL; this comes from the coding sequence ATGAATGGGCTGCCGCGTCTCCTGATGACCGGCGCGACCGGAAACACCGGCCTTCATACCCTGCGGCGGCTGCGGGCACGGCAACCTCAGCGGCCCGTGCTGGCCCTGGTGCGGCCCACCACGAACACGGCGGCGCTGCGCGAACTCGGGGTGCCGTGGCACGTTTGCGACCTCGACGACCCGGCAACCTACCTCGGTGAGGTGCGGCCCGGCGACGTGCTGCTGGAGACGGCCAACCTCCGGCACGCGCGGCGGATGCTGCCCGCCCTGGTGGGGGTGGGGGTCACCCGGGCCTTTTGCGTAACGACGACGGGCGTCTTCTCGCGGCACCACTCGTACTCGGCGCTGTACCGCGAGATCGAGGAGGAGATGCGCCGCAGCCCGCTGGAGGTCACGATCCTGCGGCCCAGCATGATCTACGGCAACGAGCGCGACCACAACATGCACAAACTCCTGCGACTGATCGCCCGGGTGCCGGTGTACCCGGTCTTCGGGACGGGGCGCGCGCTGATGCAGCCCGTCCACGTGGAGGACCTCGCCGAGGGCATTGCGCAGGCGGTCGTACGGGACGCGCGCGGGGAGTTTAACCTCGCGGGACCAGGGGCGCTGTCCTACCGCCAGATCGTGGACGAGGCCTTTCGCGCCGTCGGGCGCCGGGGCGTGATGTTGTTCGTGCCGATGGGTCCAATGGCCGCCGTGGTGGGGGTCTTGCAGCGGGTGCCGGGCTTTCCTGTGAAGCACGAGCAGGTGATCCGCCTCCAGGAGGACAAGGCCTTTGAGATCAGCCCGGCCCGCCGGGAGCTGGGGTACGCCCCGCGTCCCTTCGCGCTGGGGATCGCGCAGGAGGTGGCCCGCCTGCGGCAGGTGGGGCGGCTGTGA
- a CDS encoding response regulator encodes MTSPPPVRTLIVEDDPRIAALHRTLLTQAGGFEVLGIAETLRVARAMAKTLRPDLLLLDVHLPDGRGLDLLRELRAHSARLDAILLTAASDTPSVGDALALGAADYLVKPCAPERFAQALGRVRERAALWRQGEVRQGDLDALFSLSRPTAPAAGLDPETLRLVRATLRDGPPRTANEIGQALALSRVTAWRYLEHLVAGGEATAETDTRGVGRPVKRYRRA; translated from the coding sequence GTGACCTCTCCCCCACCCGTCCGCACCCTGATCGTCGAGGACGACCCGCGCATCGCCGCCCTGCACCGCACGTTGCTGACGCAGGCGGGCGGCTTCGAGGTGCTGGGCATAGCGGAAACGCTGCGGGTCGCGCGGGCGATGGCCAAGACCCTGCGCCCCGATCTGCTGCTGCTCGACGTTCATCTCCCCGACGGGCGCGGCCTCGACCTGCTGCGGGAGCTGCGCGCCCACTCCGCGCGGCTGGACGCCATCCTGCTCACCGCCGCGAGCGACACGCCGAGCGTGGGGGACGCCCTGGCCCTGGGGGCCGCCGACTACCTCGTCAAGCCCTGCGCCCCCGAACGCTTCGCGCAGGCCCTGGGCCGGGTGCGCGAGCGGGCGGCCCTGTGGCGGCAGGGGGAGGTGCGGCAGGGCGACCTCGACGCCCTGTTCTCCCTCTCCCGGCCCACCGCGCCCGCCGCCGGACTCGACCCGGAGACCCTGCGCCTCGTGCGCGCCACGCTGCGGGACGGCCCACCCCGCACCGCGAACGAGATCGGGCAGGCCCTGGCCCTCAGCCGCGTGACGGCGTGGCGCTACCTCGAACACCTCGTGGCGGGCGGCGAGGCCACCGCCGAGACGGACACGCGCGGGGTGGGCCGCCCGGTGAAACGCTACCGGCGGGCGTAG